One region of Rhodocaloribacter litoris genomic DNA includes:
- a CDS encoding carbohydrate ABC transporter permease encodes MPALSIGGRAGRGEVRAAYVLLLPTLVFFLVFQYYPILKSIALSFFDYGLLRRHTPFIGLENYVRQFQDPLFLSALGNTLLFVAGCVVAGVVLALVLAVMVEGTGRWARFYRTLYFIPVVTSLMATAMIWRWLYASNGLINYLLTFAGLPPQGWLLDEHLALPALMALTVWKNLGFDMVLFAAALQSIPAEYYEVSRLEGATPWQTFRLVTLPSLRPIVVLVSITAVIRSFQVFTIVLAMTQGGPVNATRTIVYHIYEQGIQYDEMGYASAAAVVLLVLIAGMTYVQMRLDRER; translated from the coding sequence ATGCCGGCGCTTAGCATCGGGGGGCGAGCGGGACGAGGCGAGGTGCGAGCCGCGTACGTGCTGCTCCTGCCCACACTCGTCTTTTTCCTCGTTTTCCAGTACTACCCGATCCTCAAGAGCATCGCCCTGAGTTTCTTCGACTACGGGCTGTTGCGCCGGCACACGCCGTTCATCGGGCTGGAGAACTACGTGCGGCAGTTCCAGGACCCGCTCTTTCTCTCGGCGCTGGGCAACACGTTGCTCTTCGTGGCCGGCTGCGTGGTGGCCGGCGTGGTGCTGGCGCTGGTGCTGGCCGTGATGGTCGAGGGCACCGGCCGATGGGCGCGGTTCTACCGGACGCTCTACTTCATCCCCGTCGTCACCTCGCTCATGGCCACGGCGATGATCTGGCGGTGGCTCTATGCCTCGAACGGGCTGATCAACTACCTGTTGACGTTTGCCGGTCTGCCGCCGCAGGGCTGGTTGCTCGACGAGCACCTGGCGCTGCCGGCCCTGATGGCGCTGACGGTGTGGAAAAACCTGGGGTTCGACATGGTTCTGTTCGCGGCGGCGTTGCAGAGCATCCCGGCCGAGTACTATGAGGTGTCGCGTCTGGAAGGGGCCACGCCCTGGCAGACGTTTCGCCTGGTGACGTTGCCGTCGTTGCGTCCCATCGTGGTGCTCGTCAGCATCACGGCGGTCATCCGGTCCTTCCAGGTGTTCACCATCGTGCTGGCGATGACCCAGGGGGGGCCGGTGAATGCCACCCGCACCATCGTCTATCATATCTACGAGCAGGGGATCCAGTATGACGAGATGGGTTATGCCTCGGCGGCGGCGGTCGTCCTGCTCGTGCTCATTGCCGGCATGACCTACGTACAGATGCGGTTGGACCGCGAGCGGTGA
- a CDS encoding aminotransferase class V-fold PLP-dependent enzyme: protein MKQSRRHFVSSLGRAALGAGLAGAIRPGREPAPPLPGFDDPDFWRVVRLQYPLTFERVYLNTGGLGPAPYAVLAAVEQTTRSLQALSETGHHLIEETRPAVAAFLGADPDEIAFTRNATEGNATVAMGLDLRPGDEVIFESHAHPGGSFPWMARQKEQGIRVRLFEPDPTSAAGNLERIAALITPRTRVIQVSHVTAPTGIRFPVEDIARLARERGLWFHIDGAQAAGMIPVDLHAIGCDSFATSGHKWMGGPHGTGVLYVRRDRLDAVRPTETGAYGDDGDVHLPDRFGYHASARRYEVGTRDAASVVGLGAAVRFLETIGMARVAERARTLARTLQARLRALPGVTILTPASDDLAAAMTTIRVEGVPYRDLYRYLLQEHGLRCRIVSERGLDALRISTHIFNQEDECERVAEAVRRARDLR from the coding sequence ATGAAGCAGTCACGCAGGCATTTCGTCTCGAGTCTCGGGCGAGCGGCGCTGGGGGCCGGTCTGGCCGGAGCGATCCGGCCGGGGCGGGAGCCGGCCCCCCCGCTGCCCGGGTTCGACGACCCGGATTTCTGGCGCGTGGTGCGCCTGCAGTACCCGCTGACGTTCGAGCGCGTTTACCTCAACACCGGCGGGCTGGGGCCGGCGCCGTATGCCGTGCTGGCGGCCGTCGAGCAGACCACCCGGTCGCTGCAGGCGCTGTCGGAGACCGGGCACCACCTGATCGAGGAGACGCGCCCGGCGGTGGCAGCCTTCCTGGGTGCCGATCCGGACGAGATCGCCTTCACCCGCAATGCCACCGAAGGCAACGCGACCGTCGCCATGGGGCTCGACCTGCGGCCCGGCGACGAGGTCATTTTCGAGTCGCACGCGCACCCGGGCGGGTCCTTTCCGTGGATGGCCCGGCAGAAAGAGCAGGGCATCCGCGTGCGCCTCTTCGAGCCGGACCCGACGAGCGCCGCGGGCAACCTGGAGCGCATCGCCGCCCTGATCACCCCGCGCACGCGCGTCATCCAGGTGAGCCACGTCACCGCGCCGACGGGCATTCGCTTTCCGGTCGAGGACATCGCCCGCCTGGCGCGGGAGCGGGGCCTGTGGTTCCACATCGACGGGGCACAGGCGGCCGGCATGATCCCCGTCGACCTGCATGCCATCGGGTGCGACTCCTTCGCCACGAGCGGGCACAAGTGGATGGGCGGGCCGCACGGCACGGGCGTGCTCTACGTCCGCCGGGACCGGCTCGACGCCGTGCGCCCCACCGAGACGGGCGCCTACGGCGACGACGGCGACGTCCACCTGCCGGACCGCTTCGGGTACCACGCTTCGGCCCGCCGGTACGAGGTGGGCACGCGCGATGCGGCTTCGGTGGTGGGGCTCGGGGCCGCGGTGCGGTTCCTCGAAACCATCGGGATGGCGCGCGTGGCCGAACGGGCCCGCACCCTGGCCCGTACCCTGCAGGCCCGCCTCCGTGCCCTCCCGGGCGTGACGATCCTCACCCCGGCGTCGGACGACCTGGCCGCTGCCATGACGACGATCCGGGTCGAGGGTGTGCCGTACCGCGACCTCTACCGCTATCTGCTCCAGGAGCACGGCCTGCGCTGCCGGATCGTCAGCGAGCGGGGGCTCGACGCCCTCCGCATCTCCACCCATATCTTCAACCAGGAAGACGAGTGCGAGCGGGTCGCCGAGGCCGTCCGTCGTGCCCGGGACCTGCGCTGA
- a CDS encoding carbohydrate ABC transporter permease: protein MYQPPATRTGAWRGRLRLPAPGRVGVHLVLLLGAAVMVGPLVWMVLTSLKTPADAEAFFNTPRRLMAFLRALWPDPLTWDNYRAVFTERPLLRYFLNSAIYTGLRMVPALFFCSLAGFLFAKMKFPGRDGLFGAILLTMMIPFQVKMLVLYEMMVDFGWVDTYWAVVVVGLMEPFGIFLFRQTIKDIPDALLDAARIDGCGPLRIYFQVVLPLIRPALAAYAIFLFMWSWSDFLWPLIVINTETLKPVEVGILSFSDINNPDYVKMMAAATVAVAPIIVFFLFMQRQFIQGITMTGIKG from the coding sequence ATGTACCAGCCGCCTGCGACGAGGACCGGAGCCTGGAGGGGGCGCCTCCGCCTGCCCGCACCGGGGCGGGTCGGGGTGCACCTCGTGCTGCTCCTCGGCGCCGCGGTGATGGTCGGGCCGCTCGTCTGGATGGTGCTCACCTCGCTCAAGACCCCCGCCGACGCCGAGGCCTTCTTCAATACGCCACGTCGCCTCATGGCCTTCCTCCGGGCGCTCTGGCCCGACCCCCTGACCTGGGACAACTACCGGGCCGTCTTCACCGAGCGGCCCCTGTTGCGCTACTTCCTCAACAGCGCCATCTACACCGGCCTGCGCATGGTGCCGGCCCTCTTCTTCTGCTCCCTGGCCGGCTTCCTCTTCGCCAAGATGAAGTTTCCCGGCCGGGACGGCCTCTTCGGGGCCATCCTTCTGACGATGATGATCCCCTTCCAGGTCAAGATGCTCGTGCTCTACGAGATGATGGTCGATTTCGGCTGGGTGGACACGTACTGGGCGGTCGTGGTCGTGGGGCTGATGGAGCCGTTCGGCATCTTCCTGTTCCGGCAGACGATCAAGGACATCCCGGACGCCCTGCTCGACGCCGCCCGCATCGACGGGTGCGGACCGCTGCGAATCTACTTTCAGGTGGTGCTCCCGCTCATTCGTCCGGCCCTGGCCGCCTACGCCATCTTCCTGTTCATGTGGTCCTGGAGCGACTTCCTCTGGCCGCTCATCGTGATCAACACCGAGACGCTCAAGCCCGTCGAGGTGGGCATCCTGAGCTTCTCCGACATCAACAATCCGGACTACGTGAAGATGATGGCGGCCGCGACGGTGGCCGTGGCGCCGATCATCGTCTTCTTTCTCTTCATGCAGCGGCAGTTCATCCAGGGCATCACCATGACGGGTATCAAGGGATGA